CCTCTTGATCATGGGTTACAAAAATAAAGGTGATTCCCACTTCGTCATGGATAAGATCGAGATCGATCAGCATTTTTTGCCTGAGTTTTAAATCAAGCGCAGCAAGAGGCTCATCAAGTAAAAGAACTTTTGGTTTGTTGATCAATGCCCTGGCGATGGCAACCCGCTGCTTTTGTCCGCCGCTGATTTGATGGGGAAACTTATTGACGTGAGAAGTCATCTGGATTAAATCCAGCATCTGATCCACTTCTTTGTCGATCTGTTTTTCAGGAATTTTTTTAATTCTTAAGCCAAACGCAATATTCTCTTTGATCGTCAGGTGGGGAAAGAGGGCGTAGTTTTGGAACACCGTGTTAACCGGCCTTTTATTTGTTGGCAGATTGGTGATCTCTTGGCTGTTTAAGAGGATAGAGCCTTGATCAGGTTTTTCAAATCCTGCTAAGAGTCTTAGGAGCGTTGTTTTGCCGCATCCGCTAGGACCCAGTATGGAAAAAAATTCCCCGTTTTCGATGGAAAAGGAAACGTTGGAAAGAGCTTCCATTTGATTGAAATGCTTAGATATGTGATTAAAAACGACCTCGTTTTTCATCTGTCCGCCTGCTTTAGAGCATCTATTCTAAGGCAAATTCGTTGATCTTTTCAAGAGAATCTACAGAATATCTTTCAAAAATTTTAAGTTCATTTCTGTATGGTTTCGACAAAAATGAATAAATAGTGTATGATTTTTTGAATGAATTCGGCATTTGATTTATCTAGAGAAGAGTGGCAAAAATGGGCGGAAACAAACGGTTTGCCTCGATTTGTTTCTTCTCAAATTTTGCAGTGGATTTATGAAAAGGGAGTTGTTGACCCAGCTCAATTTTCCAATCTTTCCTTAAAAGCCAGAAAGTTTCTTGCATCGCAATTTAAGTGGGAGTTGCCGGCGATCCACTCTCATCTTGTTTCGGTTGATCAAAGTGAGAAATTTCTTTTGCGCACTTCCGATCACCAATTATTCGAAATGGTTTTGATGCCTTACGAGAGCAGGATCACCTTATGCATTAGCAGTCAGGTGGGCTGTCGAATTGGCTGCACGTTTTGTCAGACAGGAAAGCTTGGTTTGCAGAGGAATTTAACATCCGGAGAGATTCTCTCCCAAATTTTGCTTGCCAATCAGTCAATGAACGGGAAAAAAATTACCAATATCGTCTTTATGGGAATGGGCGAGCCGTTGGACAATTATGACGAGGTGCTCAAGGCGTGCAGGCTGATGGTGGATCCCAAGGCGATTGGGCTTTCGATGCACAGAGTGACAGTATCCACATCCGGCCTTGTCCCATACATCGAAAAACTTGGGCAGGATTTGCCTGTGCGTCTTGCAATCTCTTTGCACCAGGCAGATGATGAGAAAAGAAGCCGAATGATGCCGGTCAACCGCCGTTATCCATTATCGGAGTTAAAAAAAGCATTGCAGCAGTATCCAGCTCCCAAGAGATATGGGATCACTTTTGAGTATGTGATGATCGAAGGAGAAAATGACCGTATTGAAGATGCTAAAAAGCTTGTCAAGTTTGTGTCTGGTCTCAAAGCAAAGGTGAATCTAATCCCGATTAACCATTTCCCGGGTCTTGAGATGAAAGCTTCTGCGGCTGATCGTTTAAAGAGCTTTCAGTCCTATTTAGCTGAGCGTTCGATTCCGGCTCCTGTTAGATATAGTCGAGGGCAGGATATCAGTGGAGGTTGCGGACAATTGGCAGCAAAGACGCAAGAAGAGCTGAATATGGATCCCAGAGTTTTAAGAAGGCAGAGAAAACAGTCAGCCTTTGCTGCATTAAAATGAGTTAGTCAGAAGTTTAAAGTCGATATTTTCTTCCACAAGCTTAATTGCCCTTTCTATCTTTTGGAGGTCTTTGGTGCGGATTTTTGCAGTAAATGAGGTGATCATTTTCATTGCGTCAAAACTGCATACAGGCGCGTAAAGAACAGGGATGTCAGTCTGAGACAGAGCGTTGATTGTGTTTTTTTCCGGAGGATGGCGCCCGGTTAAAATGATCCCTCCTTCAAGATTTGCACCGTTTTCCATATAGCGCTCGATATATGTAAAAATAATATCGTTTCTGGTTGCAGGTGTAATGATGAGTTCTTTGGGAATGATTTCTTGTTTAAAAGCGTCTACAGAACCTGCGACAAGGCGAAAACTGATAAAGTGGCGGTAATGATGCTCTTTACCAGAGATAAGCTGCGTGTCAAATAGGGATTCAAAATCGCGGATCGTCGGTTTGTCCAGGAACGCGTTGTAAGGCACGCATCCGATTAGCGGAATTTGCCATCTTTCCAATGCGCGGGGAAAGTAATCTTGAATCATGGTGCGTTTTTTATCGATCACTCTATTTAAGATCACACCACGTATATTTACACCATACTGTTGACACAAGGAGATATTCAACGCCAGTTCATCGTGGGCGGAACCGAGTCCTCCAGAAGCGATGATCACCATGTCAAGACCGAGCTCTGAAGCGACTTTGACGTTATTCAAGTTAATAATCGAGCCAACACCGACATGTCCGGTGCCTTCCACAACTGTAAATGCATTTGCGTTCGAAATTCGTTGATAGGCCGCATGGATATCTTGTAGGAGATTTTCTTCTGAAATTTTTTTGTCGACGTAATCGCGAGTAAAGCCTGAGGGAATGATGACAGGACTCATGTCTTTCCAGGATGACGAGAGGTGAAAATGTTTTTTGAACAGGACAGCATCTTTATCGACAATTGTTTCTGGATCGATATGGATGTGTTGTTGTCCAACAGGTTTGATAAATCCTACAGATGGAAACAATTTTTTCAGCCCTGCGATAATGCCTAGACAAAGTGTTGTTTTTCCCACGTGCTGACCGGTAGCAGCAATAAAGATCGCTCTTTTAGGCATAGGCACTGACTCCAATTAACGTTTTGACCACAGCTTTTGTTTCGGCAAAAATCTCCTGATCGCTTGTTAAAGCTTCCACTTCATCCCATGAAAACCAGCGAAGGCCGTCTGTCTCTTCCGGGTTTTCGATGAGCTTTCCTCCCTGCGGGCGTGCAAGAAAGACCATATCGATATGTTGATGCGCAGGCACCCCGTTATGTTCAGGAATTTCTTCCAGCAAGCATAAATAGGGGCGTTCGATACTTTTTGCGTTCCAGTTGTCAACCCAGATATTCTCCTGCGGGATGATGGAAATGTGCAATCCGGTTTCTTCAAATGCTTCCCTTCTGGCAGCTTCTGGAGGTGTTTCGTTCGGATCGATATGGCCTCCTGGAGGCAGCCATTTTTGGAGTTTTTTATGAAAGATTAAAAGGACTTTGTCATTTTCCAGAATATAGACGGTAGAAGTAAATTCTCTTTTCATTTAAATGCACACGATAAATTTCATATTGAAATGAACATCATCTCGAATTTCCAAATTTTATGAAACCGTAACGATTAAAAAATTAGGGCGTATGAAAGTCCTTCAAAATTTTAGCAAACTTTTTCGATGGTCAGAACATCATATGCGAGGGATTTTTTTGAAAAATAATTCTTATCAATAAATTGTCGAGTCGATTAGGATCCATGTCCATAAAAAATGGAGTTGTCGATGCTGAAACGCAGATTGCTACCGAAACTTGCCTTAGAGGTCATTATTTCGATTCATCTGCTAAGAATTGATTTTCGGTAAGGGATTACCCTTACTCTTCAAATCCCTTCTACGCATCTGAACCAAACTAATGACCTCTAAGGCAAGTTTCGGTAGCAATCTGCGTCTGAAGCGATTATTGATTTTTATCTTTCTTCCCTTTTTGATTTACTGCGATGAAGAGAATCAAGTGGAGCTTCTTTCAGACCGTTTTCAAGCGCCTTCAGGCATCGTTGCCGGTTGCGTCAATGTCGTTACAGGCAATTATTTCCTCGTTGAAACAGACCTTTATGTTCCAGGCCCCGTTCCGATCATTTACAAACGTTTTTACAATAGCGGAAACCTTGGAGGCGGAATGCTTGATCCTTCCTGCCTTTCATCGATTCCAGGTATTCATTGACTTCATTTTCAATAGCCTGTTGAAGCAACAGGCGAGCTCCTTCCCTCAAAGTTTGTTCCAGAAAACTCTTCATTTCATTTGTTGCGTGAAATTTATCCAAAGAAATGACATCATCTTTCATGAGCGTATCTCCTATAAAATTTGTTTTTGATTCTAAAATTTCATAGGGTACGCTCTTTTTATCTCAAACACAACATTTGAAAATATCTCACTCTTCGATGCTTAAAACTGTATCTGGCACCTTTCAATCCGTTCTAAATGAGGTTTCGGTAGCAATCTGCGTCTTAGGAGAAAATTTGTATGAGTAAAGTATTAACGTTTGAATTAGATGAAAAAAACGAGCTTTTAGAAATTCATGGAAATGTCGAAGGTCTAATTTTTTTGCGAGATAAAATAACAAATCTTATTGAAATGGAAAAAAATAAACATATCCACTTAATGATTCCATCGTGGGGTGGTGAAGAACTTTCAGAAAAGAAACAGAGTGAGCAAAACACGCTAGTACCTCATGTAAAAATTTTCAAGTGGTGAAAGAGAGTAGATGAAGAGACGGGCTGGGTCTATTTTGGGAGGCGTTATTACGCTCCTTCTTGGGGTAGATGGACGACAGCGGATCCCGCCTAGTTTGCAGATGGCCCGAACCTCTATGCCTATGCGCACAACAATCCTTTAAAATATCTGGATCCGGACGGTCTGTCGGCAATCGAACATCAGCAGATGAACAGGCCCGGGACGCAAGGGACGTTTTTTGGAAGCTTTTCCCGAGACATATTAGGTGATACCAGTTGGAGGCTGGGAGATTACGTGTGCGATAACTGACAGTCGAGCTTGGGACCGGAGTAGGCCTTGCCTATGGCGGGACGGAGGGTGAAGGCTGCGGTCAGTCCGATTGAAAAATTTCTTGCCTTTTCAAAAAGGCGGGAAATCTGTTATGATGGAAGATAAATTTTCCGGGGAGCTCGGGGAAAGAGTCAGTCCGAACCAGGTCAGGACAGGAATGTAGCAGCCTTAAGGACCCCGATTCTTGCCCTGAGTTTTCTCCGGTTTTTTTTATGGCTGATGGCTTCTCAGCATCCAGAGATTCTTTTCCAGATCCCTTAAAATCTCGGTCAATATATCAGCGGTTGAAGGATCGTTTTCCTCTTCTGATTGTTCAAAAACATTTTTCATATCGCTGATGTGCTGTTCATACGATTCGATTAGCGAACTTAACATTTCATTTCCATTAAGCTCTTGATGGATCTCTTGAATGGATATTTTCTTTGAAAAAGCCATAACAGATGCGTCAACTTTTTTGTTCAACTGACGAATTCGCTCTGCGATCAGATCGTTCTGATTGGTAAGAGAAATGTATTGCTCCTCGAACATTTCATGCAATGAATGAAACCGAGGATCCACCACATTCCAGTGGCAATGCAGTGTTTTGATATAAAGGGCAATGTGGTCAGCCAGCAAATATTCCAACTTATCCGCCAATTGAAGTTTGCTGCCGGATTTAGTCATTTGAAAGATGTTTTCACGCACTTCCATCCCAACCTCCTTGTATAAATTTAATTATAACATTATGGTTGCTTTTATGGTAAAGATCAGCTTAGAAAATGTTTTATGGGGAGGGGAACAAGGCGTTCCTGCAAGCACTTATGGCTTAAAAACTCAAAATTTTTGGAGAAGCTCAACGCTTTTAAAAGATACACCCCATGTCCGGTTTTTGAGGCTTTATCAAGAAAAGGGAGAAGGTCTCTTAAAATCAGGATTTTATAAAGAGACAGACTACTATCGCAATCTTTGCGAATGCATCGAGCAATGCGGCAATTATTTCAATATTACCAATTCTAAGGATGCAGGCGAACAAATGCGCCGTTTTATCGATCATTTTAAAGGCAAAGACGCGCCTAGAGTGTATCATCAATCCGACGGCCAAGATCCGTTAGTTGCGAAAAATGCTTTTAGCGATTATTACGAGATTGTCGATGGAATTCATCGATTGGCAATCGATTATGTCAAGGGAGAAAAAGAAGCCGAGTGCCGGCTGAGTTCTGAGCAGCCAATGACTTTATTGCAAAAGCTAATATTGGGAAATGCGTGGACTCCCGGACAGAAGCTTCTCTACCAACCTATTCAAGCTCCAGAGTTAGAGTCGTTTACCTTAGTGCGTAAATGTACTGATAGATTTAAATTAATGCAAAAGATGATTGACTCCTATGGCTGGGATTTTTTAGGGAAAAAATATTTGGACTTGGGGTGTTCCTATGGTTTTTTCATGAATCGGATGGAAGCGTTGGGAATGAGGTCTTATGGAGTTGACAGCTGTCCAAACTCTATTATACTTGCCCAAGTTTGTTACCAGCAACCCAGGGAAAGGCTGTTGTGTCTGTCTTTGGAAAATTTTTTTGAGCTTAACGAAGAAAAATACCATGCTGTTTCGTTGCTTAGTGTCCTGCATCATTTTTTGTTAGGCCGAGGGAAGATGACTGCAAAGCAATTGATTTATGAAGTTGATAAAATCACTGAAAAAGTGTTGTTTTTGGACTCTGGACAGAATCACGAAGAGTGGTTTAAGGAATCTTTGCCAGACTGGAACGAAGAGAGGATGGTCGAATGGCTGAAAGAAAATACAACATTTGATGACGTGATTGTGCTTGGGAAAGACGAAGACAATGTCGGTGTGTATGCTCTCAACTATCATCGTTCACTAGTTGCCTGTATCAGAAAATAGATCTTTTCTTTTGGCAAGGATGATAATATGGCTGATACTAGCTTCGCTATGACTCAGTTTTTCCAAAAGCAGCAGCAGAGTTTTACTTTGTTTGACAGCTCTTTCAATAAGGTTAGCGATCGGAGCCAGCCATCCCCATAGAGCTCCTATTGACCCTGTCGAGTTCCACTTGAACCATGCACGCCAGATAGAACATCTGTCGTTTAGTGCGTTTTTTCTTTCTTCGGCGCTTCGGCTTGCATGTGAGAATTTGCGAGGCATTGAAAAGAAATTTTGCAGCCTGATCTGGCGGCTATGAAAGCTCAGTTGATAATCGAGAATTTCCCATTCCGTGTGCATAAGGCCAATGAGTTTATCCAGAGCATCTTCTGAATGGATATCGACGGA
This genomic window from Waddlia chondrophila WSU 86-1044 contains:
- a CDS encoding Imm32 family immunity protein, translating into MSKVLTFELDEKNELLEIHGNVEGLIFLRDKITNLIEMEKNKHIHLMIPSWGGEELSEKKQSEQNTLVPHVKIFKW
- a CDS encoding class I SAM-dependent methyltransferase; its protein translation is MVKISLENVLWGGEQGVPASTYGLKTQNFWRSSTLLKDTPHVRFLRLYQEKGEGLLKSGFYKETDYYRNLCECIEQCGNYFNITNSKDAGEQMRRFIDHFKGKDAPRVYHQSDGQDPLVAKNAFSDYYEIVDGIHRLAIDYVKGEKEAECRLSSEQPMTLLQKLILGNAWTPGQKLLYQPIQAPELESFTLVRKCTDRFKLMQKMIDSYGWDFLGKKYLDLGCSYGFFMNRMEALGMRSYGVDSCPNSIILAQVCYQQPRERLLCLSLENFFELNEEKYHAVSLLSVLHHFLLGRGKMTAKQLIYEVDKITEKVLFLDSGQNHEEWFKESLPDWNEERMVEWLKENTTFDDVIVLGKDEDNVGVYALNYHRSLVACIRK
- a CDS encoding Dps family protein, encoding MEVRENIFQMTKSGSKLQLADKLEYLLADHIALYIKTLHCHWNVVDPRFHSLHEMFEEQYISLTNQNDLIAERIRQLNKKVDASVMAFSKKISIQEIHQELNGNEMLSSLIESYEQHISDMKNVFEQSEEENDPSTADILTEILRDLEKNLWMLRSHQP
- a CDS encoding NUDIX hydrolase, whose protein sequence is MKREFTSTVYILENDKVLLIFHKKLQKWLPPGGHIDPNETPPEAARREAFEETGLHISIIPQENIWVDNWNAKSIERPYLCLLEEIPEHNGVPAHQHIDMVFLARPQGGKLIENPEETDGLRWFSWDEVEALTSDQEIFAETKAVVKTLIGVSAYA
- a CDS encoding phosphotransacetylase family protein: MPKRAIFIAATGQHVGKTTLCLGIIAGLKKLFPSVGFIKPVGQQHIHIDPETIVDKDAVLFKKHFHLSSSWKDMSPVIIPSGFTRDYVDKKISEENLLQDIHAAYQRISNANAFTVVEGTGHVGVGSIINLNNVKVASELGLDMVIIASGGLGSAHDELALNISLCQQYGVNIRGVILNRVIDKKRTMIQDYFPRALERWQIPLIGCVPYNAFLDKPTIRDFESLFDTQLISGKEHHYRHFISFRLVAGSVDAFKQEIIPKELIITPATRNDIIFTYIERYMENGANLEGGIILTGRHPPEKNTINALSQTDIPVLYAPVCSFDAMKMITSFTAKIRTKDLQKIERAIKLVEENIDFKLLTNSF
- a CDS encoding DUF6531 domain-containing protein; the encoded protein is MTSKASFGSNLRLKRLLIFIFLPFLIYCDEENQVELLSDRFQAPSGIVAGCVNVVTGNYFLVETDLYVPGPVPIIYKRFYNSGNLGGGMLDPSCLSSIPGIH
- a CDS encoding ABC transporter ATP-binding protein, which produces MKNEVVFNHISKHFNQMEALSNVSFSIENGEFFSILGPSGCGKTTLLRLLAGFEKPDQGSILLNSQEITNLPTNKRPVNTVFQNYALFPHLTIKENIAFGLRIKKIPEKQIDKEVDQMLDLIQMTSHVNKFPHQISGGQKQRVAIARALINKPKVLLLDEPLAALDLKLRQKMLIDLDLIHDEVGITFIFVTHDQEEAMAVSDRIAILNNGKLEQIGTPSEIYETPKSRFVARFIGDTNFFDGIVEKVESKEYSLLHFDDFPPVKCYHDLPLNMGDLVHLSVRPEKIQVSKEKPPATPLYNCMKGKIGDKVYKGDHTHFGVLIGNRKISVTKQHDRFLLDQVQLNWEDDVWISWHANDGFIFAREKYG
- the rlmN gene encoding 23S rRNA (adenine(2503)-C(2))-methyltransferase RlmN yields the protein MNSAFDLSREEWQKWAETNGLPRFVSSQILQWIYEKGVVDPAQFSNLSLKARKFLASQFKWELPAIHSHLVSVDQSEKFLLRTSDHQLFEMVLMPYESRITLCISSQVGCRIGCTFCQTGKLGLQRNLTSGEILSQILLANQSMNGKKITNIVFMGMGEPLDNYDEVLKACRLMVDPKAIGLSMHRVTVSTSGLVPYIEKLGQDLPVRLAISLHQADDEKRSRMMPVNRRYPLSELKKALQQYPAPKRYGITFEYVMIEGENDRIEDAKKLVKFVSGLKAKVNLIPINHFPGLEMKASAADRLKSFQSYLAERSIPAPVRYSRGQDISGGCGQLAAKTQEELNMDPRVLRRQRKQSAFAALK